Proteins from a genomic interval of Stenotrophomonas sp. 24(2023):
- the pcnB gene encoding polynucleotide adenylyltransferase PcnB, producing the protein MGNPETPTGSANIISSAPSPFSLRVIPRDQHTISRKDISPNALRVLYRLRDAGFGAYLVGGAVRDLLVNGQPKDFDVATDATPEQVKQLFRNCRLIGRRFRLAHVVFGREIIEVATFRANSDDGSGDREMENGMLVRDNVYGTIEDDAIRRDFTCNALYYAIEDFSVRDYTGGFEDVQARVMRLIGDPEQRYREDPVRMLRAVRLAAKLGFQIETATAAPIPQLAGLLNEAAPARLFEEVLKLFLSGHGVASFEGLERYGLLDVLFPESAKALKANRTGALRRMLIEGLANTDARVANDEPVSPAFLFALLLWPAFCRAQATLLKQGVAPEEAQRRAADRVTLHQLTTIALPRRFSLPMQEIWLLQSRFGSRQRKRVFRTLTHPRFRAAFDFLILRQVASSEHDADVEFWREAQQQSGRELESALDTLQADAHEEEGGAPRKRRRRRRRTGAAGSAAAE; encoded by the coding sequence GTGGGCAATCCCGAAACTCCAACCGGAAGCGCCAACATCATTTCTTCTGCTCCATCTCCGTTCAGTCTGCGCGTGATCCCGCGCGACCAGCACACCATCTCCCGCAAGGACATCAGCCCCAACGCCCTGCGCGTGCTGTACCGCCTGCGTGACGCTGGCTTTGGCGCCTACCTGGTGGGCGGTGCCGTGCGCGACCTGCTGGTCAACGGCCAGCCCAAGGATTTCGACGTGGCCACCGACGCCACGCCCGAGCAGGTCAAGCAGCTGTTCCGCAACTGCCGCCTGATCGGCCGCCGCTTCCGCCTTGCCCACGTGGTGTTCGGCCGCGAAATCATCGAAGTGGCCACCTTCCGTGCCAACAGCGATGACGGCAGTGGCGACCGCGAAATGGAAAACGGCATGCTGGTGCGCGACAACGTCTACGGCACGATCGAAGACGACGCCATCCGCCGTGACTTCACCTGCAATGCGCTGTACTACGCCATCGAGGATTTCTCGGTGCGTGACTACACCGGTGGCTTCGAGGATGTGCAGGCACGCGTGATGCGCCTGATCGGCGATCCCGAACAGCGCTATCGCGAAGACCCGGTGCGCATGCTGCGTGCCGTGCGCCTGGCCGCCAAGCTCGGCTTCCAGATCGAAACGGCCACGGCCGCGCCGATCCCGCAGCTGGCCGGCCTGCTCAACGAAGCCGCACCGGCCCGCCTGTTCGAGGAAGTGCTCAAGCTGTTCCTGTCCGGGCACGGCGTGGCCAGCTTCGAGGGCCTGGAACGCTATGGCCTGCTGGATGTGCTGTTCCCGGAAAGCGCCAAGGCGCTGAAGGCCAACCGCACCGGCGCATTGCGTCGCATGCTGATCGAAGGCCTGGCCAATACCGATGCGCGCGTGGCCAACGATGAGCCGGTGTCGCCGGCGTTCCTGTTCGCGCTGCTGCTGTGGCCGGCGTTCTGCCGTGCCCAGGCCACCCTGCTCAAGCAGGGCGTGGCGCCGGAAGAAGCCCAGCGCCGCGCTGCCGACCGCGTCACCCTGCACCAGCTGACCACCATCGCGCTGCCGCGCCGCTTCTCGCTGCCGATGCAGGAAATCTGGCTGCTGCAGTCGCGCTTCGGTTCGCGCCAGCGCAAGCGCGTGTTCCGTACGTTGACCCACCCGCGCTTCCGCGCCGCGTTCGATTTCCTGATCCTGCGCCAGGTGGCGTCGTCCGAACACGATGCCGATGTCGAGTTCTGGCGTGAGGCACAGCAGCAGTCCGGCCGCGAACTCGAATCGGCGCTGGATACCCTGCAGGCCGACGCGCATGAGGAAGAGGGCGGGGCGCCGCGCAAGCGTCGCCGTCGCCGCCGCCGCACCGGTGCTGCCGGCAGTGCGGCTGCCGAGTAG
- a CDS encoding peroxiredoxin has product MNNGDTLDSTTLSLPLALSGGAHATLGDHAGQWLVLYFYPKDSTPGCTTEGIDFNALLPDFRKAGAAVLGVSRDSVKSHDNFCAKQGFAFPLVSDADEALCTAFDVIKMKNMYGKQVRGIERSTFLISPDSRIVQAWRKVKVAGHADAVLAELKAAQSK; this is encoded by the coding sequence ATGAACAACGGCGATACCCTGGACAGCACCACCCTCTCCCTGCCGCTGGCCCTGTCCGGCGGCGCCCACGCCACCCTCGGCGACCATGCCGGCCAGTGGCTGGTGCTGTACTTCTACCCCAAGGACAGCACCCCCGGCTGCACCACCGAAGGCATCGACTTCAATGCCCTGCTGCCGGACTTCAGGAAAGCCGGCGCGGCCGTGCTCGGCGTCTCCCGCGATTCGGTGAAGTCGCACGACAACTTCTGTGCCAAGCAGGGCTTCGCGTTCCCGCTGGTCAGCGATGCCGACGAAGCGCTGTGCACCGCCTTCGACGTGATCAAGATGAAGAACATGTACGGCAAGCAGGTACGTGGCATCGAACGCAGCACCTTCCTGATTTCCCCCGACAGCCGCATCGTGCAGGCCTGGCGCAAGGTCAAGGTCGCCGGACATGCCGATGCCGTGCTGGCCGAACTGAAGGCCGCCCAATCCAAGTGA
- the pgi gene encoding glucose-6-phosphate isomerase, giving the protein MTTHNGFDSLHSHAQRLKGASIPSLLAAEPGRVQDLALRVGPLYVNFARQTYDAAALQALLALAAERDVGGAITRLFRGEQVNLTEGRAALHTALRGEPVDAPVAADAFATARDVRRHMGELVHALEASGVTDVVSVGIGGSDLGPRLVADALRPVDGARLRVHFVSNVDGAAMQRTLATLDPARTAGILISKTFGTQETLLNGQILHDWLGGSERLYAVSANPERAAKAFAIAPGRVLPMWDWVGGRYSLWSAVGFPIALAIGFERFEQLLDGAAQMDAHALDAPLERNLPVLHGLTDIWNRNVLGRATHAVMTYDQRLALLPAYLQQLVMESLGKRVQRDGQPVTTDTVPVWWGGAGTDVQHSFFQALHQGTSIIPADFIGCVRSDDPYTINHQALLANLLAQTEALANGQSSDDPHRDYPGGRPSTLILLDALTPQALGALIAMYEHAVYVQSVIWNINAFDQFGVELGKQLASGLLPALQGEAVEIADPMTREILAQLKG; this is encoded by the coding sequence ATGACAACGCACAACGGATTCGACTCGCTGCATTCCCACGCCCAGCGCCTGAAGGGCGCAAGCATCCCCAGCCTGCTCGCCGCCGAACCCGGCCGCGTACAGGACCTGGCACTGCGGGTCGGTCCGTTGTATGTCAATTTCGCCCGGCAGACCTACGATGCCGCGGCGCTGCAGGCGCTGCTGGCGCTTGCCGCCGAGCGCGACGTGGGCGGCGCGATCACGCGCCTGTTCCGTGGTGAGCAGGTCAACCTGACCGAAGGCCGCGCCGCGCTGCATACCGCGCTGCGCGGTGAGCCGGTGGATGCGCCGGTGGCGGCCGATGCGTTCGCCACCGCGCGCGATGTGCGCCGGCACATGGGCGAGCTGGTGCATGCGCTGGAGGCCAGTGGTGTCACCGATGTGGTCAGCGTCGGCATCGGCGGTTCCGACCTGGGCCCGCGCCTGGTCGCCGACGCGCTGCGCCCGGTCGACGGCGCGCGCCTGCGCGTGCATTTCGTGTCCAACGTGGATGGCGCGGCCATGCAGCGCACGCTGGCCACGCTGGACCCGGCGCGCACCGCCGGCATCCTGATCTCCAAGACGTTCGGCACGCAGGAAACCCTGCTCAACGGCCAGATCCTGCACGATTGGCTGGGTGGCAGCGAGCGCCTGTACGCGGTCAGTGCCAACCCCGAGCGTGCGGCCAAGGCCTTCGCGATCGCACCCGGCCGCGTGCTGCCGATGTGGGACTGGGTGGGGGGCCGTTATTCGCTGTGGTCGGCGGTCGGTTTCCCGATCGCGCTGGCGATCGGCTTCGAGCGTTTCGAGCAGCTGCTCGACGGTGCCGCGCAGATGGATGCCCATGCCCTGGACGCGCCGCTGGAACGCAACCTGCCGGTGCTGCATGGCCTGACCGATATCTGGAACCGCAACGTGCTCGGCCGCGCCACGCACGCGGTGATGACCTATGACCAGCGCCTGGCCCTGCTGCCGGCCTACCTGCAGCAGCTGGTGATGGAAAGCCTGGGCAAGCGCGTGCAGCGTGACGGCCAGCCGGTCACCACCGACACCGTGCCGGTGTGGTGGGGCGGGGCGGGCACCGATGTGCAGCACAGCTTCTTCCAGGCGCTGCACCAGGGCACCAGCATCATCCCGGCCGATTTCATCGGCTGCGTGCGCAGCGACGATCCCTACACCATCAACCACCAGGCGCTGCTGGCCAATCTGCTGGCGCAGACCGAGGCCCTGGCCAATGGCCAGTCCAGCGACGACCCGCACCGCGATTACCCCGGTGGCCGCCCGAGCACCCTGATCCTGCTCGACGCGCTGACCCCGCAGGCGCTGGGGGCGCTGATCGCCATGTACGAACACGCGGTGTACGTGCAGTCGGTCATCTGGAACATCAACGCCTTCGACCAGTTCGGCGTCGAACTGGGCAAGCAGCTGGCCAGCGGCCTGCTGCCGGCCCTGCAGGGCGAAGCGGTCGAGATCGCCGATCCGATGACCCGCGAGATCCTGGCGCAGCTGAAGGGCTGA
- the panB gene encoding 3-methyl-2-oxobutanoate hydroxymethyltransferase: protein MSTHADSKPWTIPALAEAKRNGQKLVMLTAYDAGFARTFDANGTDLILIGDSLGMVVQGHDSTLPVTVADMVYHTRAVSRVLQRALLVADLPFGADATPERALDASLQLLQAGAEMVKIEGAGFKLDIIRYLVEREIPVCSHLGLTPQSVLRLGGFKIQGRGDAARQLVEDTRAAAEAGASLIVLECVPTPVAAEATAAVAVPTIGIGAGPQCDGQVLVLHDFLGLDSGHRRPKFVKDFLAEGGSVAGAVRAYAAAVREGSFPDEQHAYAQ, encoded by the coding sequence ATGAGCACCCACGCAGACAGCAAGCCCTGGACCATTCCCGCCCTGGCCGAGGCCAAGCGCAATGGCCAGAAGCTGGTCATGTTGACCGCCTACGACGCCGGCTTCGCGCGTACGTTCGACGCCAACGGCACCGACCTGATCCTCATCGGCGATTCGCTGGGCATGGTGGTGCAGGGGCATGATTCGACCCTGCCGGTGACCGTGGCCGACATGGTCTACCACACCCGTGCGGTGTCCCGCGTGCTGCAGCGTGCGCTGCTGGTGGCCGACCTGCCGTTCGGTGCCGATGCCACCCCGGAACGTGCGCTTGATGCATCGCTGCAGCTGCTGCAGGCCGGTGCCGAGATGGTCAAGATCGAAGGCGCCGGCTTCAAGCTGGACATCATCCGTTACCTGGTCGAGCGCGAGATTCCGGTCTGCTCGCACCTGGGCCTGACCCCGCAGTCGGTGCTGCGCCTGGGCGGCTTCAAGATCCAGGGCCGCGGCGATGCCGCGCGCCAGCTGGTGGAAGACACCCGCGCTGCCGCCGAGGCCGGTGCCAGCCTGATCGTGCTCGAATGCGTGCCGACGCCGGTGGCCGCCGAAGCCACCGCCGCGGTGGCGGTGCCGACCATCGGCATCGGTGCCGGCCCGCAGTGCGATGGCCAGGTGCTGGTGCTGCACGATTTCCTGGGCCTGGACAGTGGCCACCGGCGCCCGAAGTTCGTCAAGGACTTCCTGGCCGAAGGTGGCTCGGTCGCCGGTGCGGTCCGTGCCTATGCTGCCGCCGTGCGCGAGGGCAGCTTCCCCGACGAACAGCACGCCTACGCCCAATGA
- the panC gene encoding pantoate--beta-alanine ligase: MIQTFNELGALRAQIARWKREGLRVALVPTMGNLHGGHHSLVALARQYADKVVASIFVNPTQFGPNEDFSRYPRTPDADVAGLEQAGCDAVWLPSVETMYPLGVENTTQMHAPGVSDVLEGAHRPGHFDGVCTVVARLFLQVQPDVAVFGRKDYQQLAVIRQMVAELSFPIQIVGAEIVRDPDGLAKSSRNQYLSAEQRPLATTIHRTLLGMREGYVAGLPRERIEAEATAALQAAGFQVDYAVLRTPELAEPAFDGPRVALIAARLGTTRLIDNLEF; the protein is encoded by the coding sequence ATGATCCAGACCTTCAACGAACTTGGCGCGCTGCGCGCGCAGATCGCCCGGTGGAAGCGCGAGGGCCTGCGCGTGGCGCTGGTGCCGACGATGGGCAACCTGCACGGCGGGCACCATTCGCTGGTGGCCCTGGCCCGGCAGTACGCCGACAAGGTGGTGGCCAGCATCTTCGTGAACCCGACCCAGTTCGGCCCGAACGAGGACTTCAGCCGCTACCCGCGTACCCCGGATGCCGACGTGGCCGGGCTGGAGCAGGCGGGCTGCGATGCGGTGTGGCTGCCCAGCGTGGAGACCATGTACCCCCTGGGTGTGGAAAACACCACGCAGATGCATGCGCCGGGCGTGAGCGACGTGCTGGAAGGGGCGCACCGCCCGGGCCATTTCGATGGCGTCTGCACGGTGGTGGCGCGGCTGTTCCTGCAGGTGCAGCCGGACGTGGCCGTGTTCGGCCGCAAGGACTACCAGCAGCTGGCGGTGATCCGGCAGATGGTGGCCGAGCTGTCCTTCCCGATCCAGATCGTCGGCGCGGAGATCGTGCGTGATCCTGACGGCCTGGCCAAGAGCTCGCGCAACCAGTACCTGAGCGCCGAGCAGCGCCCGCTGGCGACGACGATCCATCGCACCCTGCTGGGCATGCGCGAAGGCTACGTGGCCGGGCTGCCGCGCGAGCGCATCGAGGCCGAGGCCACGGCCGCGCTGCAGGCCGCCGGGTTCCAGGTCGACTACGCCGTGCTGCGCACCCCGGAGCTGGCCGAACCGGCCTTCGACGGCCCGCGCGTGGCCTTGATCGCTGCGCGGCTGGGCACCACCCGGTTGATCGACAACCTGGAATTCTGA
- the panD gene encoding aspartate 1-decarboxylase, with protein sequence MHLSLLKTKIHRATVTHSELNYEGSIAIDDTLLQATGIREFEQVHIWDVTNGARFSTYAIRAEAGSGIVSLNGGAARHVQVGDIIIIAAFATMTEQEADSFKPKLVYVDGSNAITHTNDTIPTQAA encoded by the coding sequence ATGCACCTGTCCCTGCTCAAGACCAAGATCCACCGCGCCACCGTCACCCATTCCGAGCTGAACTACGAAGGCTCGATCGCGATCGACGACACCCTGCTGCAGGCGACCGGCATCCGCGAGTTCGAACAGGTGCACATCTGGGACGTGACCAACGGTGCGCGTTTCTCCACCTATGCCATCCGCGCCGAAGCCGGCAGCGGCATCGTCTCGCTCAACGGCGGCGCAGCGCGCCACGTGCAGGTGGGCGACATCATCATCATCGCCGCATTCGCTACGATGACCGAGCAGGAAGCGGACAGCTTCAAGCCGAAGCTGGTCTACGTTGATGGCAGCAACGCCATCACCCATACCAACGACACCATCCCGACCCAGGCCGCATGA
- a CDS encoding sugar porter family MFS transporter has protein sequence MTTAASASPIAQGENTAFIILISCVATLGGFLFGFDSGVINGTVDGLRQAFNSSEAALGFEVASMLLGCAIGAFVAGWLGDRLGRRGVLIIAAVLFLLSALGAGAAHASWLFVTARVLGGFAVGAASVMSPAYIAEVASARYRGRLATVQQMAIICGLFAAFLSNFLLARAAGASTEPLWLGQEAWRWMFWMQAFPSLLFLILLLLIPESPRFLVAKGRTAQAAAVLARLYGAVEARVKLGEIEASLDQGAQAPRLSDLVSKASGRLRPIVWVGLGLAVFQQLVGINVVFYYGAVLWQAVGFSESDALLINVLSGGLSIGACLLTVALIDRIGRKPLLWIGSLGMSVALVLMVVAFSSGTLADGRLHLSDGMGRLALVAANTYVVFFNLSWGPVMWVMLGEMFPNQIRGSALAVAGAAQWTSNFAITVTFPMLLAGIGLAGAYGLYAAAAILSLFFVTRYVRETKGKELEQMEG, from the coding sequence ATGACCACGGCAGCGTCCGCTTCCCCCATCGCCCAGGGCGAAAACACCGCTTTCATCATCCTGATCAGCTGCGTGGCGACCCTGGGAGGCTTCCTGTTCGGCTTTGACAGCGGGGTCATCAACGGGACCGTGGACGGCCTGCGCCAGGCCTTCAATTCCAGCGAGGCCGCACTGGGCTTCGAGGTGGCCTCGATGCTGCTGGGGTGTGCGATCGGCGCCTTCGTGGCCGGCTGGCTGGGTGACCGCCTGGGACGCCGCGGCGTGCTGATCATCGCCGCCGTGCTGTTCCTGCTGTCGGCCCTGGGGGCCGGCGCCGCGCACGCGTCATGGCTGTTCGTCACCGCCCGCGTGCTGGGCGGATTCGCCGTCGGGGCGGCCAGCGTGATGTCCCCGGCCTACATCGCCGAGGTGGCCTCGGCCCGCTACCGTGGCCGGCTGGCCACGGTGCAGCAGATGGCCATCATCTGCGGCCTGTTCGCGGCCTTCCTGAGCAATTTCCTGCTGGCGCGCGCGGCCGGCGCGTCCACCGAGCCCTTGTGGCTGGGGCAGGAGGCCTGGCGCTGGATGTTCTGGATGCAGGCCTTCCCGTCGCTGCTGTTCCTGATCCTGCTGCTGTTGATTCCCGAAAGCCCGCGCTTCCTGGTGGCCAAGGGGCGCACGGCGCAGGCAGCTGCCGTGCTGGCGCGGCTGTATGGCGCTGTCGAAGCCCGGGTGAAGCTGGGCGAGATCGAGGCCAGCCTGGACCAGGGCGCGCAGGCGCCGCGCCTGTCCGATCTGGTCAGCAAGGCCAGCGGCAGGCTGCGGCCGATCGTCTGGGTCGGGCTGGGACTGGCGGTGTTCCAGCAGCTGGTCGGCATCAACGTGGTGTTCTACTACGGTGCGGTGCTGTGGCAGGCGGTGGGCTTTTCCGAAAGCGATGCGCTGCTGATCAACGTACTGTCCGGTGGCCTGAGCATTGGCGCCTGCCTGCTTACCGTGGCGCTGATTGACCGTATCGGCCGCAAGCCGCTGCTGTGGATCGGCTCGCTGGGCATGTCGGTGGCACTGGTGCTGATGGTGGTGGCCTTCTCCAGTGGCACCCTGGCCGATGGGCGGCTGCACCTGTCCGATGGCATGGGGCGGCTGGCGCTGGTGGCGGCCAATACCTACGTGGTGTTCTTCAACCTGTCCTGGGGGCCGGTGATGTGGGTGATGCTGGGCGAGATGTTCCCGAACCAGATCCGAGGGTCGGCGCTGGCCGTGGCCGGCGCCGCGCAGTGGACCTCGAACTTCGCCATCACGGTCACCTTCCCGATGCTGCTGGCCGGTATCGGCCTGGCCGGGGCCTATGGGCTGTATGCGGCCGCCGCGATCCTGTCGCTGTTCTTCGTCACCCGCTACGTGCGCGAGACCAAGGGCAAGGAACTGGAGCAGATGGAGGGCTGA
- the fdxA gene encoding ferredoxin FdxA → MPFVVTENCIKCKHTDCVEVCPVDCFHEGPNFLVIDPDECIDCTLCEPECPVNAIFPEDDVPAGQEVFVGLNAELAREWPVLTVRKDPPADAGEWDGKPDKLKLLER, encoded by the coding sequence ATGCCTTTTGTCGTCACCGAAAACTGCATCAAGTGCAAACACACCGATTGCGTGGAAGTGTGCCCCGTGGATTGCTTCCACGAAGGCCCGAACTTCCTGGTGATCGACCCGGATGAATGCATCGACTGCACGCTGTGCGAGCCGGAATGCCCGGTCAATGCCATCTTCCCGGAAGACGACGTACCGGCCGGCCAGGAGGTCTTCGTGGGCCTGAACGCCGAACTGGCCAGGGAATGGCCAGTGCTGACCGTGCGCAAGGACCCGCCCGCCGATGCCGGCGAGTGGGACGGCAAGCCGGACAAGCTGAAGCTGCTGGAACGCTGA
- the dapA gene encoding 4-hydroxy-tetrahydrodipicolinate synthase: MSLSGLITALATPFRADGALDPDGWQRLLHLQLEGGVHGVVVAGSTGEAATLSDAEYDLLLASAVERIGGRLPVLAGTGLSGTAKTIEQTRRAAALGASHALVVTPPYVRPTQAGLIAHYRAVADQGGLPVVLYNVPGRTGCDMLPETVAELAGHPNIVGIKEAVGDTGRVKALLALRGPAFAVLSGDDGTAARSIHAGMDGLVSVGSNALPGAYRRMVDLAAAHDFEATEAWDARLEPFHDFCGVEPNPIPVKALLRRIGIGHDLRLPLLPLSAAHHAAADHLAGDIAALEALSSH, translated from the coding sequence TTGTCCCTTTCCGGCCTCATCACCGCGCTGGCGACCCCGTTCCGGGCCGACGGCGCACTCGATCCCGACGGTTGGCAGCGCCTGCTGCACCTGCAACTGGAGGGGGGTGTCCATGGCGTGGTCGTTGCCGGTTCCACCGGCGAAGCGGCCACCCTGTCCGACGCCGAATATGACCTGCTGCTGGCCAGTGCCGTGGAGCGCATCGGCGGCCGCCTGCCGGTACTTGCCGGCACCGGCCTGTCGGGTACCGCCAAGACCATCGAGCAGACCCGCCGCGCCGCGGCGCTGGGCGCCAGCCACGCCCTGGTGGTGACCCCGCCTTACGTGCGCCCGACCCAGGCCGGGCTGATCGCCCATTACCGTGCGGTCGCCGACCAGGGCGGGTTGCCGGTGGTGCTGTACAACGTGCCCGGGCGCACCGGCTGCGACATGCTGCCGGAGACCGTGGCCGAGCTGGCGGGCCATCCCAACATCGTCGGCATCAAGGAAGCCGTGGGCGATACCGGGCGCGTCAAGGCGCTGCTGGCGCTGCGCGGCCCGGCCTTCGCCGTGCTCAGTGGCGATGACGGCACCGCTGCCCGCTCCATCCATGCCGGCATGGATGGCCTGGTGTCGGTGGGTTCCAATGCGCTGCCCGGCGCCTACCGCCGCATGGTCGACCTGGCGGCCGCACACGATTTCGAGGCCACCGAGGCCTGGGATGCACGCCTGGAGCCGTTCCACGACTTCTGCGGCGTTGAACCGAATCCGATCCCGGTCAAGGCGCTGCTGCGTCGCATCGGTATCGGCCACGACCTGCGCCTGCCGTTGCTGCCGCTGTCTGCGGCACACCACGCGGCCGCCGACCACCTGGCCGGCGATATCGCCGCGCTTGAAGCCCTTTCCAGCCACTGA
- the folK gene encoding 2-amino-4-hydroxy-6-hydroxymethyldihydropteridine diphosphokinase: MAPAPVTAWVGLGANLGDAAATVRAAIAALDRLPSTALLQASRLYATPAWGNEDQPPFVNAVAAVRTTLAPASLLAALLALEGDFGRVRDPAVHWGPRRLDLDLLLYGEQQVDLPHLKVPHPYLHERAFVLVPLAEIAADLAIPGHGRVRDAVVRVDACGIAPIG, from the coding sequence ATGGCGCCCGCTCCGGTCACCGCCTGGGTCGGCCTGGGGGCCAACCTGGGCGATGCCGCTGCCACCGTCCGCGCGGCCATCGCCGCGCTGGACCGTCTGCCTTCCACTGCGCTGCTGCAGGCCTCGCGCCTGTACGCCACGCCGGCCTGGGGCAATGAAGACCAGCCGCCGTTCGTCAATGCCGTCGCGGCGGTACGCACCACGCTGGCGCCGGCATCGTTGCTGGCCGCGCTGCTGGCGCTGGAGGGGGACTTTGGCCGGGTGCGCGACCCGGCCGTGCACTGGGGCCCGCGCCGCCTGGATCTGGACCTGCTGCTGTATGGCGAGCAGCAGGTGGACCTGCCGCACCTGAAAGTGCCCCATCCCTACCTGCACGAGCGGGCGTTCGTGTTGGTGCCGTTGGCCGAAATCGCTGCGGATCTGGCCATTCCCGGCCACGGCCGCGTGCGGGATGCAGTGGTGCGGGTGGATGCCTGCGGGATCGCGCCGATAGGGTGA
- a CDS encoding PhoH family protein — protein sequence MTRGKRIYVLDTNVLMHDPTALFKFEEHDVYLPMQVIEELDNGKKGTSEASRNARQVSRFLNELVQASGLDNLADGIPLQRPQGLQLRGKHSAGKLRFQTSHFDAGKSFGAVIPDNAILGAILALKEETPEIPVVFVSKDINLRIKAAIAGIVSEDYENDRALDDFSLLYTGATELPEDFWKRHGNDLRSWSDKGRTHYEIEAQDGEEWYPNQYVYLPGEDEVELRVSRVVGDGKVVLSLVDDYRHGSHAVWGISARNREQNFALNALMDPDIDFVTLLGTAGTGKTLLALAAGLAQTMDQQRYREIIMTRATVSVGEDIGFLPGTEEEKMTPWMGALTDNLEVLTHNQEGGAWGRQATNDLLASRIKIRSMNFMRGRTFLSRYLILDEAQNLTPKQMKTLITRAGPGTKIVCLGNVEQIDTPYLTETTSGLTYAVDRFKNWPHSAHITLRRGERSRLADYASEVL from the coding sequence ATGACCCGAGGCAAGCGCATCTACGTGCTGGATACCAACGTGCTGATGCACGATCCCACCGCGCTGTTCAAATTCGAGGAGCACGACGTCTACCTGCCCATGCAGGTGATCGAGGAGCTGGACAACGGCAAGAAGGGCACCTCCGAAGCGAGCCGCAACGCCCGCCAGGTCAGCCGCTTCCTCAACGAGCTGGTGCAGGCCTCGGGCCTGGACAATCTGGCCGACGGCATTCCACTGCAGCGCCCGCAGGGCCTGCAGCTGCGCGGCAAGCACAGCGCCGGCAAGCTGCGCTTCCAGACCAGCCATTTCGACGCCGGCAAGAGCTTCGGCGCGGTGATCCCGGACAATGCCATCCTCGGTGCCATCCTGGCGCTGAAGGAAGAAACCCCGGAAATCCCGGTGGTGTTCGTGTCCAAGGACATCAACCTGCGGATCAAGGCGGCCATCGCCGGCATCGTGTCGGAAGACTACGAGAATGACCGCGCGCTGGACGATTTCAGCCTGCTCTACACCGGCGCCACCGAGCTGCCGGAGGATTTCTGGAAGCGCCACGGCAACGATCTGCGCAGCTGGAGCGACAAGGGCCGCACGCATTACGAAATCGAAGCGCAGGATGGCGAGGAGTGGTACCCGAACCAGTACGTCTACCTGCCCGGCGAAGACGAGGTCGAACTGCGCGTGAGCCGCGTGGTCGGCGATGGCAAGGTGGTGCTGTCGCTGGTGGATGACTACCGCCATGGCAGCCATGCCGTGTGGGGCATCAGCGCGCGCAACCGCGAGCAGAACTTCGCGCTCAACGCCCTGATGGACCCGGACATCGACTTCGTCACCCTGCTCGGCACCGCCGGCACCGGCAAGACCCTGCTGGCGCTGGCGGCTGGACTTGCGCAGACCATGGACCAGCAGCGCTACCGCGAGATCATCATGACCCGCGCCACGGTCAGCGTCGGCGAGGACATCGGCTTCCTGCCCGGTACCGAAGAAGAAAAGATGACGCCGTGGATGGGGGCGCTGACCGACAACCTGGAAGTGCTGACCCACAACCAGGAGGGCGGCGCCTGGGGCCGCCAGGCCACCAACGACCTGCTGGCCAGCCGCATCAAGATCCGCTCGATGAACTTCATGCGCGGCCGCACCTTCCTGAGCCGCTACCTGATCCTGGACGAGGCGCAGAACCTCACGCCCAAGCAGATGAAGACGCTGATCACCCGTGCCGGCCCCGGCACCAAGATCGTCTGCCTGGGCAACGTGGAGCAGATCGACACGCCGTACCTGACCGAGACCACCTCGGGCCTGACCTACGCGGTGGACCGCTTCAAGAACTGGCCGCACAGCGCCCACATCACGCTGCGCCGCGGCGAGCGCTCGCGCCTGGCCGACTATGCCTCGGAGGTGCTGTGA
- a CDS encoding glycine cleavage system protein R, with the protein MTDTTPRPAPSENHLLINAYTTHPESPLLSVTRRIADSGCNLVDARLATVGRDVSVTALATGSWDSVAKLEAMLTRLEREEGLKLVWYRTAAKQTQSNLLPYIVEVIAADKPGILFQLADFFDRQGITIENLQSTRYRAMQTGAEMFSAQVTIGVPANMHIAALRDDFLEFCDHLNLDAIMDPMKF; encoded by the coding sequence TTGACCGACACCACCCCGCGCCCTGCGCCGAGCGAAAACCACCTCCTGATCAACGCCTACACGACGCATCCGGAGTCCCCCCTGCTGTCCGTCACCCGCCGCATCGCCGACAGCGGCTGCAACCTGGTGGACGCACGGCTGGCCACGGTTGGCCGCGATGTCTCGGTCACCGCCCTGGCCACCGGCTCGTGGGATTCGGTCGCCAAGCTGGAAGCCATGCTGACCCGGCTCGAGCGCGAGGAAGGCCTGAAGCTGGTGTGGTACCGCACTGCCGCCAAGCAGACCCAGTCCAACCTGTTGCCCTACATCGTGGAAGTGATCGCCGCGGACAAGCCCGGCATCCTGTTCCAGCTGGCCGACTTCTTCGACCGCCAGGGCATCACCATCGAGAACCTGCAGAGCACCCGCTACCGCGCCATGCAGACCGGTGCGGAAATGTTCAGCGCGCAGGTGACCATCGGCGTGCCGGCCAACATGCACATCGCGGCGCTGCGCGACGACTTCCTCGAATTCTGCGACCACCTGAACCTGGACGCGATCATGGACCCGATGAAGTTCTGA